The DNA region GCCGCCGGGGCCGGCGACGAGCTCGAACACCTCCTGCTGCACCGGGTTCACGTCCTGGTACTCGTCCACGAGGAGCGCGCGCAGCCGCCCGCGCAGCTCGGCCCGAACCCCGGGGTCGGCGCGCAGGAGATCGCGCGCGCGGAGCAGCAGGTCGTCGAAGTCCACCGCCCGCGCCGAGGCCTTCCGCGCGGCGTAGCGCGCCTCCGCGTCCTCCACCAGGCGCGCCAGCTCGGCCTGCTGCGGCCCCGCCAGTACCCCCGCCGCGAGCGGCTCCAGCGCCTCCCACGCGGCCGCGAGCGCCTCCCGCGCCTCCCGCAGCGCGGGCCCGTCGGCCTTGAGCACGCGCTTGCCGCGCAGGGCGTCCGCGAGCCCGCCCAGCCGCGCCAGCGCGTCGGCGGAGAGCGCGCCGTCGAGGTCCCCGGGCCGGAGCGCCTCGCGCGCCCGCCCCACCGCCTCGACCAGCGCGCGCGCCCCGGCGGTCGCGGCCTCGGCGCCGGCGCCGAGCAGCGCGAGCGCGGCCGCGTCGAGCCGCGCGCGGGCGGCGAGCGCGGCCTCCTCGTCGGCGGGCGCGAGCGCGACCGGCCCGCCGTCGCCGCGGGTGGCGCGCTCGCGCAGGAGCCCGCCCACCAGCGCGGGGAGGCCGCCGCGCGCCGCGCCGAGCCCGGCCGCGAGCGCGCGCGCCGCGGGGCGGCCGGCGTCGAGCGCCGCCACCACCGCCGCCTGCGCCGACGCCGCGATCCAGCCGGAGGCGCGGTCCTCCTCGAGCACCGCGGCCTCGGGATCGAGCCCGGCCTCGGGCGCGTGCTCGCGCAGGAGGCGGCCGCAGAACCCGTGGATGGTGCCCACCGCCATCGCGTCGAGCCCGTGCAGCCGCTCGAGCCAGGCGCGGGCCTCCGGCGACTCCGGGTCGGCCTCGCGCGCGGCGCGCGCGCGCGCCGCGACCGCCCCGCGGAGCCGCTCCTCCAGCTCCTGGGCCGCCTTCTCGGTGAACGTGATCGCGGCGAGCTCGCGCGGCTCGCAGGGCGAGCCCAGCGCCGAGCCCTCCAGGAGCCGCACGCACAGCTCGACCAGCGCGGTGGTCTTGCCCGAGCCGGCGCCGGCCGACACCGCGGTCGGCGCCTCCAGGCGGAACAGCGCCTGCGCCGCCGGGCCGAACGTCACCTTCCCGCTCACGGCGCGGCGTCCTTGCCGGCATCGCCGGCGGCGCGGCTCGCGAGCGCGGCGGTGCCCTGGAACCGGCACACCGCGCCGAACGGGCAGCCGTCGCACCCGCGCGAGGCGATGGGGAACGCGCCGGCGCGGACCTGCCGGACCCGCTCCACCACCGCCGCCGCGAACGGCCGCGGCCCGTCCGGCGCGCCCGGCGGCGGCGCCGGAGGCTCGGCCGCGAGCAGCGGATCGCCCGCGTCGAGCGCGACCGGGTCCAGCCGCTCGGCGCGGCGGAGCAGCGCGTAGGTGGCCTCGAGCCGCGGCCGCCCGGGGAACGCGCGCGCCGCCGCCATCAGGTAGGCGGGGATCTGGAACGCGGCGTCGCCGAACGCCTCCGGATCGAGCCCGTCCGCGTACGCGTCGCCGCTCCGCGCGTTCTTGTAGTCCACGACGAGCAGGCGCCCCGGGCCGGCGTCGATCCGGTCCACCCGCCCCTCCAGCCGGACGCGCTCGCCGTCCCAGGCGAGCTCGAGCGCCGGCAGCGGGCCGCCGCGCCCGAAGCGCAGCTCCACCGCCGCGGGCGCGAGGCCGCCGTGGTCGCGCGCCTCGGCGCGCACGACGCGGTCGAGCCGCGCCAGCACCGCCTCCCGGCGCGCCGCCCAGGCGGCGGGATCGCCGGTCCGGCCCTCGCGCTCGAACCGCGCGAACACCTCCGCCGCCGCGGCCCGCATCTCCGCCAGGTCGGCCTCGCCGCCGTCGGGCGGCCAGGCGTGCCGCTCCATCCGGCCGCGCACGAAGCGCTCCAGCGCCGCGTGCAGCAGGCTGCCCTCGTCGCGCGGGTCGATGTCGAGGTCGGCGGCGGCGCGGTCCGGGAGCCGGAGCACCTGGGCCAGGAAGCCGCGGAACGGGCAGCGCGCGTAGCCCTCGAGCCGCGTGGGCGCCCACTCCTCCGGGAGCGCGGCCGCGAGCGCGGCGAGCGCGGGCGGGTCCACCTGCCCGGCATACGGGGCCGGCCGGCGCGCCAGCACCGCGGCGCGCCGGGCCGACTCGATGGCGCCGCGCCGGAGCGCGTCCGCGGCGCGCGGCCCCAGCGCGGTGCCGGCCAGCGCCGCCGCGCCCGCGTCGCCGGCGCGGACCGCGGCCCGCAGCGCCGCGCGGACGGTGCGCGCCCGCGCGAGCGGCGGCTCGGGCGCGGCCGCCGGGCCGGCGAGCTCGACGCCGGCGGCGGCCAGCGCCTCGGCCGCGAGCGGCGCGAGCGGGCCGCCGTCGCCGGCCGGCCCGGGCGCCGCCCACGTGATCGCGACGGCCTCGCGGCCGGCCGCGAGCGCCGCGAACGCGCGGTAGGTCGCCTCCGCCCGCCGCGCGCCCGCCGGCGCCACCGCGGCGCGGCGCAGCCGCCGGTTCAGCGCGAGCCGCTCGGGATCGCGCAGGAGCGGCTCGGGCGGCGGCGCGGCGGGGAAGGCGCCGTGGCCGGCGCCGGTGACCACCACCGCCCGCGCCGAGAGGCCGGGCGCCTCGTCGAGGCCGGACAGCTCCACCGCGCCGGCCGCCGGCTCCGGGCCGGGCGGCAGCGCCGCCTGCTCGAGCGCGAGCCCCAGCCGCTCGAGGAACGCCGCCGGCGCGAGCGCCGCGCCGCCCTCGCCGAGCAGCGCGGACGCGCGCACCACCGCCTCCGCCGCCTCCTCGAGCCCGGCCAGGGCGGCGAGGTCGCGCGCCACCTCGGCCGACGGCCCGCGCGCGGCGCGCCGGCGGAGACCGGACGCGTCGAGGAACGCGGACAGGCGCGCGGCGTGGGCGCGGGCCGTGCCGGGCGCGGCGAGCGGGCGCAGCGCGGCCTCCAGCGCCTCGACCGCCCCGGCGGCGCGCGCCACCGCGGCGCGCTCGCGACCGGCGGCGCCCCCGAGCGCGGCCAGGCGCCGCCGCAGCGCCGCGGCCGGCGGCCCGCGCCCGTCGAGCGCGCCGGCGCGGTCCAGGACCGGTCCCACCGCGCCGCCGCCGGGCGCCGCGAGCCAGCCGCTCGAGAGCAGGCGCTCCGCGGCCGCGCGGCCCAGGTCCCCGGCCGCCGCCAGCGCCTCGCGGACCCAGCGGACCAGCGGCACCTCGGCGAGCGCGGGGCCGCGCCCGGACGCGAACGGGATGCCGCGCGCGCCGAGCGCCCGCGCGAGCGCGGGGCCGGCCCGGCGCGGCGCCGGCGACACCAGGGCCACGTCCTCCGGCGCGAGCCCGCCGGCCAGGAGCCGCTCCACCGCCTCGGCCACCGCCTCCGCCTCGCCCGCCTCGCCGGCGCCCGGGAGCGCCAGCACCTGGCCCTCCGGCCCGGCCGCGCGGCCGGCGGCCCGCCCGCCGGCGAACGCGGCCAGCAGCGCGGAGGGCCGGACGGCGCGGTCGGCGCCGTCCACGTGCGGCAGGACCACCTCCACGTCGCGGCGGGAGGCCACCTCGTGGAGCGCCTCGAACCGCCGGAGCAGCGGCTCGGCGGGCGCGCACAGGTCGGGCCGCTCCGGGAAGTACGGGAGGTGGACGCGGCTCCGCCGGGCGCGCGCCATGAGCGCGGCGACGAGGTCCCACTCCGCCGGGGCGAGCGCGACGTGCCCGTCGAGCAGGAGCAGGTCGAGGCCGGCGGTCTCGGGCGAGGCGGCCCCGCGCGCGGCGGCCGCGGCGGCGGTGCGGGCCGCCCCGGCCCGGTCGAGCGCGCCGAGCGCGCCGAGCCGCGCCTCGTACGCGGCCAGCGCGTCCGCGAGCGCCCCGAGCCGGCCCGCGGCGGCGCCGGTGAGGCCGCCCTCCTCCGCCGTGGCGCGCGCGTCGGACGCGGTCACCTCTGCGCGGCGCAGCTCGGCGAGGGCCGCCGCGAGCGCGGCAGCGAGGCCGCTCGACGCGTGCAGCCCGGCGAACGGACCGCCCGCCTCCGCCCCCGCGCCGGCCGCCAGCAGCCGCTCGGCGAGCGGCGGCAGCACCGCGCGCCGGTCGCCGGAGGCGGCGAGCAGGCCGGGCACGAGCCGCTCGAGCGTGGACACCGAGGGCCCGAACAGGAGCCCGCCCTGCGCGTCGCACAGCCGGCGTGCGGCACGGACCGCCGCGAGCGGCGTGGGGACCAGGCAGAGGACGGGCACGCCCGACCCTACCGCGCGCGGCTGACGCCCGACGGCGCCGCCGCCGTCACTCCTCGCGGTAGATCGCCAGCGAGCCCTCGTTCTCCCAGACGTCCACGCGGGCCACCGTCACGCGCCCCCCCTCCAGCTCGGCGAGGCGCCGCGACATCTCCCGGTAGAAGAACCGGGCGATGAGCTCGGCGGTGGTGTTCTCCTGGTCGAACGGAGCCACCTCGTTGACGTTCTGGTGATCGAAGCGGGACCCGACCTCCGCGACCAGCTTCTGCAGGTCGGCGAAGTCGATCACCATCCCGATCCGGTTCAGCGTCGAGGCGCGCGCGTGCACGCGGACGCGCCAGTTGTGGCCGTGCAGCCGCTCGCACTTGCCGCCGTGGAAGCGGATCTGGTGCGCGGCGCTGAAGACGAAGTCCTTCGAGATCTCGTAGACGGGACTGCCCATGCGCGCGGCAATATACCCGGGCACCGGCCGGCGCGCACCCCGGTTCGGCCACGGCGCCGCCGGCGCGAACCGCCCCGGCGGGAAAGGGCTCCCAGGGACCATGAGCGGACACGGACCTCACGGCGGCGGGCACGGGCACCACGGGCACCAGCACGGGCACGGCGATCACGCGCCGGGCCGGGACCGGCACGGGAACCCCGAGGACCTCGCCGCGTACCTCGCCAAGCTGGAGGGCGCGGACCGCGCCGGGTGGCAGAAGCCGGACGCGGTGGTGGAGGCGCTCCGGCTGCCCGAGGGCGGCGTGGCGTGCGACGCGGGCGCCGGCCCCGGCTACTTCTCGCTGCGGATGGCGCGCGCGGTGGGGCCGCGCGGCCGCGTGTACGCCATCGACGTCGAGCCCCGGATGATCGAGCTCCTGCGCGAGCGGACCCGCGCCGCCGGCGTCGAGAACGTCCACCCGCTCCTCTCCACCGACGGCGCGCCGGCCCTGCCGCCGGAGCCCTGCGACGCGATCCTCGTCGTCAACACGTTCCACCACTTCCACGACGGCGCCGCCGACCTGCGCCGGCTCGCCTCGCGCCTCAAGCCGGACGGACGGCTCGTGAACGTGGACTTCCAGGCGGGCGAGCTCCCGGTCGGCCCGCCGCCCGAGCACAAGGTGTCGCGCGAGGGCTTCCTCGCCGCGGCGCGCGAGGCCGGGCTGGAGCTGGCGGAGGAGCACGCGTTCCTGCCGTACCAGTACTTCCTGTCGCTGCGGCGCGCGGGCTGAGCGCGCGCGTCAGGGGCCGAGGAGCGCGCGCACCGCGCCGGCGGGATCGTCCCCGATCAGCCACGCGCGGATCGCCGCGACGCCGTGCGCGCCCGCGGCGCGGAGCTCGGGGACGCGCGACGGGTCCACCCCGCCGAGCGCGACCAGCGGGAGCCCGAGCCGCGCCGCCGCGCGCAGCGCGCCGACGCCCACCGGCGCGCCGTAGGGACGCTTCGAGGGCGTGTCGTAGACGGGCCCGAACGTGGCGAAGCCCGCGCCGCCCTCGCGGGCGCGGAGCACGTCCGCCTCCGAGTGGCACGAGACGCCCAGCAGGGCCGCGGGGCCGAGCAGGCGGCGCGCGTCCGCCGGCGACACGCCCGCCGACGGGAGGTGGGCGCCGTCGGCCCCGGCCGCGAGCGCGACGTCCAGCCGATCGTTCACGATCAGGCGCTGGCCCGCGTCGCGGCAGACGGCGGCGAGCGCGCGCGCGAGCCGGAGCAAATCCAGACCGCAAAGGTCCTTCTCTCGCAGGTGGATCGCGGCGATCCCGGGGGGCAGCCCGCGGAGGGCCGCCGCCGCGCGGGCCGGCAGCGAGGAAGCGAGCCGCCGGTCCGTGATCAGGTGGACAACGGGGACCTCCATCCGTAATCTCCGCCTCCGGCAGCATCCTGCGCGAGGAGAGCATCCGTGTCGAGCGATCTCCAGAGCTTCCTCGCCTTCCTGGAAGCGCAGAAGGCGAAGCAGGCCCCCCGTTTCCCCTCGGTGAAGTTCGACAAGGTGCTGTCCTTCATGGGCACCACCAGCCTCGGCGGCACCTACAACGCGGTCTCGGTCAACCGCGTGCTCGGGATCGAGCCCGGCCCCACCGGCCGCGAGCTGCGCCTGCGCCTCGCCGGGCCGCTGGCGCGCACGCCGGCCCGCGGCGAGTGCATCACCGTCCACCTCACCCGCGTCGAGCAGTACCAGGGCTTCCAGGTGAAGACCCGCGCGCTGTCGGTGAACTCGGTGGCGGCCGACCTCCTGGAGGAGGACGAGGACGGGCTGGTGGTGAAGGGCGCGTCGATCTTCACCGTCCACCACAGCCCGTACACGCTCAAGTTCTTCGAGAACGTGCCGTTCGAGGAGTTGGTGCAGATCGTGGGGAGCGTCCGCTACGCGCTGGTCGGCGTGGGCGAGACGGCGAACCTCTCGCCGCGGTTCATCTTCCACCACGAGGTCCGCGACGGGCGCCTCACCCTGTTCCACGGCGACGGGCTCGCGCTGAAGACCTACATGAACCTGAAGTCGAACCGGCTCGAGACGCGGGCCGTGATCGACCTCGACACGTACCGCGGCTACGCGCTGCGCGGCACGGTGGAGGAGTTCGCGCCGCACCAGCACCCCGAGGCGTACGACCGGATCTGCCGCGGGTACACCGCGGGTGGATGGGGCAAGCCCTCGCGCGTGTTCCGGTCCGTCATCGACGACGTCGCGCCGCTCGAGCCGGCCGGCTAGGCGCGGCGCGCGCCCAGGCGCATCGTCGGCCCGCCCCTGGACGGGCTCGAGGGGTGACCCTTCGACTCCGGCAGGCCTGCGGCCTGCCCACGCTCAGGGTGAGCGGTTGGAGCGCTCATCCCGAGCGTAGCGCGGCCGCAGGCCGCGCGGAGTCGAGGGAGCGGAGCCGAGGAGGCTCAGGTCCCGATGAGCCCGCTCATCGGCGAGGAAGCCGCGGCGTGCAGCTTCATCGGGATCCGGCCGGCCAGGAACGCCTTGCGGCCGCCCTCCACGCCGGCGCGCATGGCCTCGGCCATGAGCACCGGGTCCTTCGCCTCGGCGATGGCTGTGTTCATGAGCACCGCGACCGCGCCCAGCTCCATCGCGAGCGCCGCGTCGCTGGCCGTGCCGACGCCCGCGTCCACCAGCACCGGCACCTGCACCGTCTCCATGATGATGCGGAGGTTGTACGGGTTGCGGAGGCCGAGGCCCGAGCCGATGGGCGCGCCGAGCGGCATCACCGCGGCGCAGCCGGCGTCCTCGAGCTTCTTCGCCGTGACCGGGTCGTCGTTCGTGTACGGCAGGACGGTGAAGCCCTCCTTCACCAGCACCTTCGCCGCCTGGATCAGCCCCTCCACGTCGGGGAACAGCGTCCGGCGGTCGCCGATGACCTCGAGCTTCACGAGGTCGCCCATCTCGAGCTCGCGGCCGAGGCGCGCGGTGCGGATGGCCTCCTCGGCGGTGAAGCAGGCGGCCGTGTTGGGCAGCAGCTTCATGCCCTTCGGGATCCAGGCGAGCAGCGACTCCTCGCCCTTCTTCGACAGGTCGAGCCGCCGCACCGCGACCGTCACCACCTCGGCGCCCGAGGCGGCGAGCGCCCGCTGCATGGTGGGGAAGTCGGGGTACTTGCCCGTGCCCACCAGCAGGCGGCTGGTGAACGCGTGCGCGCCGATGCTCCAGGTGTCCGCCATGGCCTACCCTCCTCCGACGAAGGCGACGATCTCCACCGAGTCGCCCGGACCGATGCGGTGGGCCTCGTAGCGGTCCTTGGTGACGACCGCCTCGTTGACCTCGACCGCCACCCGCGGCGCCTTCACGCCGAGGTGCGCGAGGAGGCCGGCGACCGTCAGTCCGTCGGGGATCTCCCGGAGCTCTCCGTTCAGCCTCACCTGCATGGTGCGGGGGATCTAGCAACGGCGGCGCCGCCGCGTCAAACGCCGCGGGCGCGGCGACCCGCGGGCGCGGCGGGCGACTGACAGCCAATCCCTATCAGCGACATCGCGACGATGTCTTGGAGTTATCAGCCTGGGCGCGGCATCCTCCTTCGCGTCCGAGAGGAGGACCTGAACATGACGACCACGACCCGTACCCAGCCCCCCGCCACCCAGCCCACCCGCGCGGCCCGCCGCGACCTGTTCCGCAGCCCGAGCGCGCTCCCCGAGGCCGACCGCCGCCGCATCGCGGACGCGCTCGTCGCGACGCTCGCCGACGGCATCGACCTGCAGACGCAGGCGAAGGTCGCGCACTGGAACGTGAAGGGGCCGCACTTCTCGCAGCTCCACGCGCTGTTCGAGGAGCTCGCCACCGCGCTCGCCGGCCACGGCGACGACGTCGCCGAGCGCGCCGTCACCCTGGGCGGCCGCGCCGCCGGGACCGCCCGCGAGGTGGCCGCGGCGAGCCGCGTGCCCGAGCTGCCCGCGGGCACGGTCCGCGACCTCGAGCTGGTCGCGCTGCTCGCCGACCGGGTCGAGGCGTACCTCGGCGGCCTCCGCGCCGCGCAGGCGCTCGCCGAGGAGCACGGCGACCCGGAGACGGTGGACCTGCTCACCGGCGTCGCCGCCGACGTGGAGAAGCACGGGTGGTTCCTGCGCGCCACCCTCGGGGAGTGAGCGGGCGGGGCGCGGCGGGGCGAGGCGCGCTACACTGCGCGCGTGACGCCCCTCCCCCCTCGCCCCGGCCCGGGCGCGCGCCTGGCCCGGCCGGCGGCCGCCGTGCTGCTGGTCGCGGCCATCGGCGCGCTCGCCGCGTTCGCGCCCGGCCCGGCCACCCGCGCGCTGGAGTCGCTCCGCCAGAGCGCGCCCGCCGCGGCGGCGGCGCTCGCCGCGGCCTACGTGGCGAGCGGCCCGCTCATGATCCCCGCGCCGCTGCTGCACCTCGCGGCCGGGTTCGCGCTCGGGCCGGTGTCCGGCTCGCTGGTGGCGATCCCCGCCAGCACGCTGGGGGCCTGCGCGGCGTTCGCGGCGGGGCGCTGGCTGGTGCGCGAGCGCGCCGCCCGGCTCGCCGCCCGCTCGCCGGCGCTGGCCGGCGTGGACGCGGCGCTGGCCGCGTCGGGCTTCCGGGTGGTGCTGCTGCTCCGCCTCGCCCCGCTCGCCCCGTTCACCGTGCTCAACTACCTGCTCGGCGCGACGCCGGTGCCGCTCCGCGCGTTCGCGCTCGCGTCGCTCCTCGGGAGCGTCCCGGGCCTGATCCTGTCGGTGTACGTCGGCTCGCTCGCGGCCGACGCCGCGGCGCTGCGCGCGACCGTGGACGCCGGCCGCGGCGGCCCCGGCGCGCTGATCCTGCCCGCGATCGGCACCGGCGCGATCCTGCTCGCCATCTCCTGGGTCCTGCGCCGCGCGCTCGCTGCCTCGGCCGGCGCGCGGCCGCCGCCGGCCTGACCCGGGCCCGCGCGATCAGGGACCGTGCGCCGGGAGCACGCCGCGCGCCTCCAGCGCCGCCCGGAGCGCCGCGCTCGCGGCGGCGTGCGCCGCCTTCCACTCCGCGTGCGCGTCCGGCCCGACCCGGTTCGCCACCGCCAGGGCCGCGGCCGCCGGCACGCCCGCCGCGTGGCAGGCGGCGAAGACGCCGGTCAGCTCGAGGTGCTCCGCCGCCCCCACGGCGGCGAGCGCGCGGGCGCCCGCCGCGGTGCGGGTGATGGCGGGCGGCACCGCCACCGCGTGCGCCGGGAGCGGCAGCGCCCAGCCCGCCGGCCAGCGCACCCGCTCGATCGCGGGCCGGTACGCCCGGCCCTCCACCTCGTCGAGCGAGGTCGCGACGGCCTCGGACGCGGAGAGCAGGTCGCCGGGCGCGAGCCGCGCGTCGTAGGCGCCGCAGGTCCCGACGAACAGGACGCGCGCCGGCGCGTGCTGGGCGACGAGGCGCGCCGTCTCGATCGCGGCGGAGACGGCGCCCACCCCGGTGACGCCCGCGATCCAGCCGGGCGGTGGCGCCGCGTCGAGGCCCGCCAGCTCGGGCGGGAAGGCGGCGAGGAGCAGGCTCGGGCGTTCGGCCATGCCGCATCGTAGTCCACCGCGGGGTGCCGCGTGCGGGCTACGAGCGGGCCGGGACCGGCGCCGGGGCGTGCGCCAGCTCGACCTGGGCGCCGCGGGCGTCGCGGGCGGCGGCAGCGGAGCCGG from Anaeromyxobacter dehalogenans 2CP-C includes:
- a CDS encoding PD-(D/E)XK nuclease family protein — encoded protein: MPVLCLVPTPLAAVRAARRLCDAQGGLLFGPSVSTLERLVPGLLAASGDRRAVLPPLAERLLAAGAGAEAGGPFAGLHASSGLAAALAAALAELRRAEVTASDARATAEEGGLTGAAAGRLGALADALAAYEARLGALGALDRAGAARTAAAAAARGAASPETAGLDLLLLDGHVALAPAEWDLVAALMARARRSRVHLPYFPERPDLCAPAEPLLRRFEALHEVASRRDVEVVLPHVDGADRAVRPSALLAAFAGGRAAGRAAGPEGQVLALPGAGEAGEAEAVAEAVERLLAGGLAPEDVALVSPAPRRAGPALARALGARGIPFASGRGPALAEVPLVRWVREALAAAGDLGRAAAERLLSSGWLAAPGGGAVGPVLDRAGALDGRGPPAAALRRRLAALGGAAGRERAAVARAAGAVEALEAALRPLAAPGTARAHAARLSAFLDASGLRRRAARGPSAEVARDLAALAGLEEAAEAVVRASALLGEGGAALAPAAFLERLGLALEQAALPPGPEPAAGAVELSGLDEAPGLSARAVVVTGAGHGAFPAAPPPEPLLRDPERLALNRRLRRAAVAPAGARRAEATYRAFAALAAGREAVAITWAAPGPAGDGGPLAPLAAEALAAAGVELAGPAAAPEPPLARARTVRAALRAAVRAGDAGAAALAGTALGPRAADALRRGAIESARRAAVLARRPAPYAGQVDPPALAALAAALPEEWAPTRLEGYARCPFRGFLAQVLRLPDRAAADLDIDPRDEGSLLHAALERFVRGRMERHAWPPDGGEADLAEMRAAAAEVFARFEREGRTGDPAAWAARREAVLARLDRVVRAEARDHGGLAPAAVELRFGRGGPLPALELAWDGERVRLEGRVDRIDAGPGRLLVVDYKNARSGDAYADGLDPEAFGDAAFQIPAYLMAAARAFPGRPRLEATYALLRRAERLDPVALDAGDPLLAAEPPAPPPGAPDGPRPFAAAVVERVRQVRAGAFPIASRGCDGCPFGAVCRFQGTAALASRAAGDAGKDAAP
- the queD gene encoding 6-carboxytetrahydropterin synthase QueD; its protein translation is MGSPVYEISKDFVFSAAHQIRFHGGKCERLHGHNWRVRVHARASTLNRIGMVIDFADLQKLVAEVGSRFDHQNVNEVAPFDQENTTAELIARFFYREMSRRLAELEGGRVTVARVDVWENEGSLAIYREE
- a CDS encoding class I SAM-dependent methyltransferase, producing MSGHGPHGGGHGHHGHQHGHGDHAPGRDRHGNPEDLAAYLAKLEGADRAGWQKPDAVVEALRLPEGGVACDAGAGPGYFSLRMARAVGPRGRVYAIDVEPRMIELLRERTRAAGVENVHPLLSTDGAPALPPEPCDAILVVNTFHHFHDGAADLRRLASRLKPDGRLVNVDFQAGELPVGPPPEHKVSREGFLAAAREAGLELAEEHAFLPYQYFLSLRRAG
- a CDS encoding thiamine phosphate synthase yields the protein MEVPVVHLITDRRLASSLPARAAAALRGLPPGIAAIHLREKDLCGLDLLRLARALAAVCRDAGQRLIVNDRLDVALAAGADGAHLPSAGVSPADARRLLGPAALLGVSCHSEADVLRAREGGAGFATFGPVYDTPSKRPYGAPVGVGALRAAARLGLPLVALGGVDPSRVPELRAAGAHGVAAIRAWLIGDDPAGAVRALLGP
- a CDS encoding thiazole synthase, with the translated sequence MADTWSIGAHAFTSRLLVGTGKYPDFPTMQRALAASGAEVVTVAVRRLDLSKKGEESLLAWIPKGMKLLPNTAACFTAEEAIRTARLGRELEMGDLVKLEVIGDRRTLFPDVEGLIQAAKVLVKEGFTVLPYTNDDPVTAKKLEDAGCAAVMPLGAPIGSGLGLRNPYNLRIIMETVQVPVLVDAGVGTASDAALAMELGAVAVLMNTAIAEAKDPVLMAEAMRAGVEGGRKAFLAGRIPMKLHAAASSPMSGLIGT
- the thiS gene encoding sulfur carrier protein ThiS → MQVRLNGELREIPDGLTVAGLLAHLGVKAPRVAVEVNEAVVTKDRYEAHRIGPGDSVEIVAFVGGG
- the dps gene encoding DNA starvation/stationary phase protection protein Dps, which produces MTTTTRTQPPATQPTRAARRDLFRSPSALPEADRRRIADALVATLADGIDLQTQAKVAHWNVKGPHFSQLHALFEELATALAGHGDDVAERAVTLGGRAAGTAREVAAASRVPELPAGTVRDLELVALLADRVEAYLGGLRAAQALAEEHGDPETVDLLTGVAADVEKHGWFLRATLGE
- a CDS encoding TVP38/TMEM64 family protein, which gives rise to MTPLPPRPGPGARLARPAAAVLLVAAIGALAAFAPGPATRALESLRQSAPAAAAALAAAYVASGPLMIPAPLLHLAAGFALGPVSGSLVAIPASTLGACAAFAAGRWLVRERAARLAARSPALAGVDAALAASGFRVVLLLRLAPLAPFTVLNYLLGATPVPLRAFALASLLGSVPGLILSVYVGSLAADAAALRATVDAGRGGPGALILPAIGTGAILLAISWVLRRALAASAGARPPPA
- a CDS encoding phosphorylase → MAERPSLLLAAFPPELAGLDAAPPPGWIAGVTGVGAVSAAIETARLVAQHAPARVLFVGTCGAYDARLAPGDLLSASEAVATSLDEVEGRAYRPAIERVRWPAGWALPLPAHAVAVPPAITRTAAGARALAAVGAAEHLELTGVFAACHAAGVPAAAALAVANRVGPDAHAEWKAAHAAASAALRAALEARGVLPAHGP